A portion of the Hydractinia symbiolongicarpus strain clone_291-10 chromosome 10, HSymV2.1, whole genome shotgun sequence genome contains these proteins:
- the LOC130662362 gene encoding hamartin-like, whose protein sequence is MNVNADVQEIIEYLESNDLEIVNYFKNTVQEKLYASRDHNLLGAITDRYIQTKSDRLLELLISINDTHAMYLFDKLNDHLKHGQLTEVCTLLFSIVRKQNESDIVFIMSGIIILCTLIPCIPAIIRSYHGDILEVFVRTAGFILNKSGQIPEVCILHLHIGVYILFHRLYAMYPNNFLSYMKSCFAGSQKKDPVFQLVIKPMFEFVKFHPDLITETPKSETGLEKWKVFQPHDVLADCQKISLDPVDSVKEANYAVYSHQVAQETSYRPLKDSGLYLGLSSIFTQPETDLYITPIKRNTVDNTVDPKPLISDNAALCNPSDVCGLTTPPCSRQLSPSNSTQDLSSLYKQNHTDVHLRDSISNLNELPSNRKSSSDTASVHSNTSPGLKRTDIKKTQSFGSSDNVNHKNLLKSWLPNSASHSTPVEKELLRARQSAPASPKRGSINKGQQNHKLH, encoded by the exons ATGAATGTTAATGCTGATGTCCAAGAAATCATCGAATACCTTGAATCTAATGACCTGGAAATtgtgaattattttaaaaatacagttCAAGAAAAACTATATGCTTCCCGTGATCATAATCTCTTGGGTGCAATAACTGACCGATACATCCAAACAAAATCTGATAGACTGCTAGAGTTACTAATCAGCATTAATGACACTCATGCCATG TATTTATTTGATAAGCTAAACGACCACCTAAAGCATGGACAACTGACCGAAGTTTGCACGCTTCTTTTCTCAATTGTAAGAAAGCAG aaTGAATCTGATATTGTCTTTATCATGAGTGGGATTATTATATTATGTACATTGATCCCAtgtattccagcaatcatcagATCATACCATGGAGATATCTTGGAAGTATTTGTAAGGACTGCTGGCTTTATACTTAACAAATCAG GTCAAATTCCAGAAGTTTGTATTCTTCATCTTCACATCGGTGTTTACATTCTCTTCCATCGACTTTATGCCATGTACCCAAACAACTTTTTATCATACATGAAATCTTGTTTTGCTGGCTCACAAAAAAAAGATCCTGTATTTCAACTTGTTATCaag cCAATGTTTGAATTCGTAAAATTTCATCCGGATTTGATCACAGAAACACCAAAATCTGAAACCGGTTTGGAGAA ATGGAAAGTTTTTCAACCACATGATGTTTTGGCCGATTGTCAAAAGATATCACTGGATCCTGTTGACTCTGTTAAAGAAGCTAATTATGCAGTGTATTCTCATCAGGTGGCACAAGAGACATCATATCGACCCTTAAAAGATTCGGGCCTGTATCTTGGTTTAAGTTCTATTTTTACTCAGCCAGAGACTGATCTCTATATAACACCAATAAAAAGGAACACTGTAGACAATACAGTAGATCCTAAACCACTAATTAGCGACAATGCCGCCCTGTGCAACCCCTCCGACGTCTGTGGACTAACCACCCCACCATGTTCAAGACAGTTATCACCTAGTAATAGCACCCAAGACTTATCTTCACTTTACAAGCAAAACCACACTGATGTGCATTTGCGTGACAGTATTTCAAATTTGAATGAGCTCCCTAGTAACCGTAAGTCATCGAGTGATACTGCATCAGTTCACAGTAATACCTCACCAGGCCTAAAAAGAACAGACATTAAAAAGACTCAAAGTTTTGGATCATCTGATAATGTTAATCATAAAAACTTATTAAAAAGTTGGCTTCCCAACAGTGCAAGTCATTCCACTCCTGTTGAAAAGGAATTATTGAGAGCTCGACAATCAGCACCTGCCTCACCGAAAAGAGGAAGCATTAACAAAGGACAACAAAATCAtaaactgcattaa